A genome region from Labilibaculum antarcticum includes the following:
- a CDS encoding AIR synthase related protein, translating into MRKDERYNLRGVSASKEDVHSAIKNLDKGLYPNAFCKVVPDYLTGDADYCNIMHADGAGTKSSLAYMYWKETGDISVWKGIAQDALIMNLDDLLCVGAVDNILLSSTIGRNKNLIPGEVLSQIINGTEELLAEYSKMGVNIHSTGGETADVGDLVRTIIVDSTVACRMKREDVITNEKIQAGDVIVGLSSSGIATYETEYNGGMGSNGLTSARHDVFSKYLAGKYPESFDSAVPEELVYSGNCKLTDKVEGVDIDAGKLVLSPTRTYAPIIKKILDQFRSQIHGMIHCSGGAQTKVLNFVDNIHIVKDNMFSVPPLFKLIKEQSGTSWDEMYKVFNMGHRFELYVPQEIAEEIISISKEFNVDAQIIGRCEPNEGKKLTIKSEFGEFEY; encoded by the coding sequence ATGAGGAAAGACGAAAGATATAATCTAAGAGGAGTGTCAGCATCGAAGGAGGATGTGCATAGTGCAATTAAAAATTTGGATAAAGGATTGTATCCAAATGCATTTTGTAAAGTCGTACCAGATTACCTAACAGGTGATGCCGACTATTGCAATATTATGCATGCCGATGGGGCGGGTACAAAATCATCTCTTGCCTATATGTATTGGAAAGAAACGGGTGATATATCTGTATGGAAAGGAATTGCTCAGGACGCATTAATCATGAATTTGGATGATTTACTTTGTGTAGGAGCGGTCGATAATATTCTTTTGTCATCAACTATTGGAAGAAATAAGAACCTGATTCCAGGTGAAGTTCTTTCTCAAATTATAAATGGAACTGAAGAATTACTAGCTGAGTACAGTAAAATGGGAGTTAATATTCATTCTACTGGTGGTGAAACTGCTGATGTGGGAGATTTAGTTAGAACCATTATTGTTGATTCAACAGTTGCTTGTCGCATGAAGCGGGAAGATGTAATTACTAATGAGAAAATTCAGGCTGGCGATGTAATCGTTGGTTTGTCTTCATCAGGAATTGCTACTTACGAAACTGAATACAACGGAGGAATGGGATCGAATGGATTAACTTCTGCCCGTCACGACGTTTTTTCAAAATATCTAGCCGGAAAATATCCGGAAAGCTTTGACAGTGCAGTCCCTGAGGAATTAGTTTATTCGGGTAATTGTAAATTAACAGATAAAGTTGAAGGTGTTGATATTGACGCTGGTAAATTGGTACTTTCACCAACAAGAACCTACGCTCCGATTATTAAAAAGATCTTGGATCAATTCAGATCTCAAATTCATGGAATGATTCATTGTTCGGGTGGAGCTCAGACGAAAGTGCTTAACTTCGTTGACAATATTCATATCGTAAAAGACAATATGTTTTCAGTTCCTCCTTTGTTTAAACTGATAAAAGAACAAAGTGGAACATCTTGGGATGAAATGTACAAGGTGTTTAATATGGGGCACCGATTTGAATTGTATGTTCCGCAGGAAATTGCTGAAGAAATTATTTCTATCTCAAAAGAATTTAATGTAGATGCTCAAATAATTGGCCGTTGTGAGCCAAACGAAGGTAAAAAATTGACAATAAAAAGTGAATTTGGAGAGTTTGAGTATTAA